A part of bacterium BMS3Abin08 genomic DNA contains:
- the hao1_2 gene encoding hydroxylamine oxidoreductase precursor — MKKLHVFLIVLAIGGIILPSAVTAGSVGVDPCLSCHNTVTPGIVKQWQESKHSKVGVKCYVCHQAKKDDPAGFDHNGFRVTAIVTPKYCESCHAKAVKEFRESMHDEAGLFSLSAYGVVSGEKVEDGVTLGQTKNYKANFSRETAEAGCLDCHGTVIKVGKEGKLINWPNVGIGRFNPDGSVGSCTACHTRHRFSIADARKPETCGQCHLGPDHPQREIYEESKHGNIYSANGEKWNWNVPPGQWGPGDIGAPTCATCHMSGFGGAVESTHNVSARLKWELEPAFSWPTEAKYLSGKERYPIDPDIARRYEKIHNLPAGSLKSVKTGAPNPFGIAKKFAPDVYKAYVGPGKWWSKGDTRLDAFGGAALRSPDAKREDMLKVCTQCHVRSWAEGDLNKADKVIDVYNAVVLSIKKKYYDPIKKEKLDEGIKFNGKSEADNLWHEIWHHEGRIWRMGGFMQGQDWELWKGSYEVSDDGSHMADWLDKLRTRKAVKEKLGIK; from the coding sequence ATGAAGAAACTCCATGTCTTTTTAATTGTACTCGCAATCGGGGGTATTATCTTGCCCTCGGCAGTCACGGCCGGGAGTGTTGGAGTGGACCCGTGCCTTAGCTGCCACAACACTGTAACGCCCGGCATCGTGAAACAGTGGCAAGAGAGCAAGCACAGCAAGGTTGGTGTGAAGTGCTATGTCTGCCATCAGGCAAAGAAAGACGACCCCGCCGGGTTTGACCACAACGGCTTCAGGGTAACGGCAATCGTTACACCAAAGTACTGTGAGAGCTGCCATGCAAAGGCGGTGAAGGAGTTCAGGGAGAGCATGCACGACGAGGCAGGACTGTTTTCTCTCTCTGCGTACGGTGTAGTTTCAGGCGAAAAGGTGGAAGACGGTGTAACTCTGGGACAGACAAAAAACTACAAAGCCAACTTCTCAAGAGAAACGGCTGAGGCAGGCTGTCTTGACTGTCACGGCACCGTCATCAAGGTAGGCAAGGAGGGCAAGCTGATTAACTGGCCCAATGTAGGGATAGGCAGGTTCAATCCCGATGGAAGCGTCGGTTCATGTACGGCATGCCACACAAGACACAGGTTCAGTATTGCAGATGCAAGGAAACCGGAGACATGCGGACAGTGCCATCTTGGACCCGATCATCCACAGAGAGAGATCTACGAGGAGAGCAAACACGGCAACATATACTCGGCAAACGGCGAGAAATGGAACTGGAATGTGCCACCCGGACAGTGGGGTCCCGGGGACATAGGGGCCCCGACGTGTGCTACCTGCCATATGAGCGGCTTCGGAGGCGCTGTTGAGAGCACACACAACGTAAGTGCAAGACTCAAGTGGGAGCTTGAACCCGCCTTCTCATGGCCGACTGAGGCAAAGTACCTGTCTGGAAAAGAGAGATACCCGATAGATCCCGACATCGCAAGGAGATATGAGAAGATCCACAATCTCCCTGCGGGATCACTGAAGTCGGTAAAGACGGGAGCGCCTAACCCGTTCGGCATTGCAAAGAAGTTTGCACCTGATGTATACAAGGCGTATGTGGGGCCCGGCAAGTGGTGGTCAAAGGGTGATACCCGTCTCGACGCCTTTGGTGGTGCTGCCCTCAGATCCCCTGATGCAAAGCGCGAGGATATGCTGAAGGTCTGCACCCAATGCCATGTAAGAAGCTGGGCGGAAGGTGACCTCAATAAGGCCGACAAGGTAATCGATGTCTACAATGCCGTCGTACTTTCAATCAAGAAGAAGTACTACGATCCGATCAAGAAGGAAAAACTGGATGAGGGTATCAAGTTTAACGGCAAGAGCGAAGCGGACAACCTCTGGCATGAGATATGGCATCATGAGGGCCGAATCTGGAGAATGGGCGGGTTCATGCAGGGTCAGGACTGGGAACTGTGGAAAGGCTCCTATGAGGTATCCGATGACGGTTCCCATATGGCTGACTGGCTTGATAAACTCCGGACAAGGAAGGCGGTAAAGGAAAAGCTCGGAATAAAATAA